In one Heteronotia binoei isolate CCM8104 ecotype False Entrance Well chromosome 1, APGP_CSIRO_Hbin_v1, whole genome shotgun sequence genomic region, the following are encoded:
- the ABRACL gene encoding costars family protein ABRACL, which yields MNVEHEISLLVEEIQRLGTRNADGMLSVKFGVLFADEKCANLFEALVGTLKAAKRRKIVSYPGELLLQGVHDNIEILLLQD from the exons ATGAACGTTGAACATGAAATCAGTCTTTTAGTTGAAGAGATTCAGCGGCTGGGGACCCGAA ATGCTGATGGGATGTTGAGTGTGAAGTTTGGTGTACTCTTTGCTGATGAAAAATGTGCCAACCTTTTTGAAGCATTAGTGGGTACTCTTAAAGCTGCAAAACGAAGAAAGATCGTTAGttatcctggagagctgcttttaCAAGGAGTTCATGACAATATTGAAATTTTATTACTGCAGGATTAA